A portion of the Lysinibacillus timonensis genome contains these proteins:
- the ctaG gene encoding cytochrome c oxidase assembly factor CtaG yields the protein MPLSIFGFQALWSPYLIGVLVFLTVVYFLVTVVWRKDFKVSEPLKKSEAVYFILTMISLYIIIGSPIDLLSHILFTMHMVQMAFLLLLVPILLIKGIPWWVWNVVVNAPVVSKIFKIFTQPVVAVFVFAMMFSLYHLPLIFDTIKLNETYHGIFTFVLFLSAFFMNWPLLNPLEGQLKMKSLYKIGYIIANAVLITPACALIIFAGEPLYATYYDGDTWIKAMELCVPIGTLSGLSLTGPELFFPGNMTTLGDQQTGGVLMKIVQEIIFGIILFKVFRRWWVEEHSRNEDEITENALKEFQAYKQSQQH from the coding sequence ATGCCTTTAAGTATATTTGGTTTTCAAGCATTGTGGAGTCCTTATTTAATAGGCGTCCTTGTTTTTTTAACCGTTGTTTATTTTTTAGTCACTGTTGTTTGGAGAAAGGATTTTAAAGTAAGTGAACCATTGAAAAAGAGTGAGGCAGTTTATTTTATTCTAACAATGATTTCACTTTATATTATTATTGGATCTCCAATTGATCTACTTTCTCATATTTTATTTACGATGCATATGGTCCAAATGGCATTTTTGCTACTATTAGTACCTATTTTACTTATTAAAGGTATTCCATGGTGGGTTTGGAATGTAGTCGTTAATGCACCGGTTGTAAGTAAAATCTTTAAAATTTTCACTCAACCAGTTGTAGCAGTATTTGTATTTGCGATGATGTTTTCTTTGTACCATCTTCCATTGATTTTCGATACCATTAAGCTCAATGAAACTTATCATGGTATATTTACATTCGTACTATTTCTTTCAGCATTCTTTATGAACTGGCCATTATTAAATCCATTAGAAGGCCAACTGAAAATGAAAAGTTTATATAAAATTGGTTATATTATTGCAAATGCTGTACTAATAACCCCTGCCTGTGCACTAATTATTTTTGCTGGTGAACCTCTATATGCAACATATTATGATGGTGATACTTGGATTAAAGCAATGGAACTTTGTGTACCTATCGGAACTTTGTCAGGCTTAAGTTTAACTGGGCCAGAATTGTTTTTCCCGGGAAATATGACAACACTAGGTGATCAACAAACTGGCGGAGTATTAATGAAAATTGTACAAGAAATAATCTTTGGCATTATTCTATTTAAAGTATTCCGAAGATGGTGGGTTGAAGAACATAGTCGAAATGAAGATGAAATAACTGAAAATGCTTTAAAAGAATTCCAAGCATATAAACAAAGTCAACAACATTAA
- a CDS encoding cytochrome C oxidase subunit IV family protein: MGHDTHVQEKSQAQYEYDRHHNAVHMRKQVVNFAIMIFFTFLAFAVVVADFSPYFIKPFILLLAGVQVVLQLYSFMHMGEKQAAHIGVINTFVWMGGVIAFTFFLAFLTIIWW; encoded by the coding sequence ATGGGACACGATACACATGTTCAAGAGAAATCTCAAGCCCAATACGAATATGACCGTCATCATAATGCCGTTCATATGCGTAAACAAGTTGTAAACTTTGCGATTATGATTTTCTTTACTTTCCTTGCATTTGCAGTAGTAGTTGCTGACTTTTCACCATATTTTATTAAGCCATTTATTCTTTTATTGGCTGGTGTACAAGTAGTATTACAGCTATATTCTTTTATGCATATGGGAGAGAAACAAGCAGCTCATATCGGTGTAATTAATACATTCGTATGGATGGGTGGAGTAATCGCATTTACATTCTTCCTTGCTTTCTTAACTATTATTTGGTGGTAA
- a CDS encoding DUF420 domain-containing protein, whose protein sequence is MSLPILPTLSTSFIVLSAVLVAIGWVLIAQKKIEAHKKVMIAAGISALIFFIIYASRTIFIGNTAFGGPEELKGYYTFFLIFHIILATTGAVFGITSLTTGFKSKFTIHRRIGPITSIIWFFVAITGVIVYFLLYVFYKGGETTSVIKAILGF, encoded by the coding sequence ATGTCATTACCCATTTTACCAACCCTTAGTACATCATTTATTGTACTCAGTGCTGTTTTAGTTGCCATTGGTTGGGTACTTATAGCTCAAAAAAAAATAGAAGCACATAAAAAAGTGATGATTGCAGCAGGTATTTCTGCTTTAATATTCTTTATTATTTATGCTTCAAGAACGATTTTTATTGGAAATACGGCTTTTGGTGGCCCGGAAGAGTTAAAAGGGTATTATACGTTCTTTTTAATATTCCATATTATTTTAGCTACAACGGGAGCTGTTTTCGGGATAACTAGTTTAACTACTGGCTTTAAATCTAAATTTACAATCCATCGTAGAATTGGGCCTATTACAAGTATAATTTGGTTCTTTGTTGCAATAACAGGTGTAATTGTATACTTTTTACTCTATGTATTTTATAAAGGTGGAGAAACAACATCTGTTATTAAAGCAATACTAGGATTCTAA
- a CDS encoding cytochrome (ubi)quinol oxidase subunit III, with product MDINTKFTPKSWPDHAEQATPEGKNKFVGIWIFICSDIVLFASVFATYLSLKDKGPAGMEFSAAGLFELPLAFVMTMLLLTSSLTSVYAMYHMKNYNFKGVQLWMGITVLLGLGFLALEIYEFYHYVHIGFGYTQSAFSSAFFTLVGTHGLHVVIGLVWITGLIIRNMKRGLNLYNAPKYFAASIYWHFIDVVWVFIFTVVYLMGVLG from the coding sequence ATGGATATTAATACTAAATTCACCCCAAAGTCTTGGCCAGATCATGCTGAGCAAGCTACTCCAGAAGGTAAAAATAAATTCGTAGGAATTTGGATCTTCATCTGTAGTGATATTGTATTATTTGCCAGCGTATTTGCTACTTACCTTTCTTTAAAAGATAAAGGACCTGCTGGCATGGAATTCTCTGCAGCTGGACTATTTGAATTACCATTAGCATTCGTAATGACAATGTTACTTTTAACATCTTCATTAACTTCTGTATATGCTATGTATCACATGAAAAACTATAATTTTAAAGGTGTACAACTTTGGATGGGAATCACAGTCCTATTAGGTCTAGGATTCTTAGCACTTGAAATTTACGAGTTCTATCACTATGTACACATAGGCTTTGGTTATACACAATCTGCGTTCTCGTCAGCATTCTTTACACTAGTCGGTACGCACGGATTGCACGTAGTCATTGGTCTTGTTTGGATTACAGGTTTAATTATCCGTAATATGAAACGCGGGTTAAACTTATATAACGCGCCTAAATACTTTGCAGCGTCAATTTATTGGCACTTCATCGATGTTGTTTGGGTATTTATCTTTACTGTAGTTTACTTAATGGGGGTGCTAGGATAA
- the cyoE gene encoding heme o synthase produces MSNNRVLTTVRESGPDSNSVLEDFFALIKIGIVNSNLVTTFTGMWLAFQLTGGHFLQHLDLIAYTMLGAALIIGGSGAMNNYIDQDIDPIMKRTKTRPTVTGRFKPKVVLIISLSFLFVGEILLFTASIAAGMWGLIGILAYVVLYTIWAKRKFVSNTVVGSISGAVPPVMGWAAVDPSLSLGTLALFLIMFAWQPPHFYALAMKRTNEYSAANIPMLPVVKGFKRTKLSMLLWILLLLPIPFLLSELGIGFLILATLLNLGWLVCAILGFKTKDDLKWANKMFVYSLNHMTITFVSMIIFAIFV; encoded by the coding sequence ATGTCGAACAATCGTGTTTTAACCACAGTTAGAGAATCCGGTCCTGATTCAAATTCAGTATTGGAAGATTTTTTCGCACTTATCAAGATAGGAATTGTAAATTCTAATTTAGTAACTACTTTTACTGGTATGTGGTTAGCATTTCAGTTAACGGGTGGTCACTTTTTGCAACATCTTGATTTAATCGCTTACACGATGTTAGGTGCTGCACTTATTATTGGTGGTTCAGGGGCAATGAATAATTACATAGACCAAGATATTGACCCTATTATGAAAAGAACAAAAACAAGACCGACTGTAACTGGCAGGTTTAAACCAAAAGTTGTTTTGATTATCTCCTTATCATTTTTATTTGTAGGCGAAATTTTGTTATTTACGGCATCAATTGCTGCCGGCATGTGGGGACTTATTGGTATACTAGCTTATGTAGTTCTTTACACTATTTGGGCTAAGAGAAAATTTGTTAGTAATACGGTAGTGGGAAGTATATCGGGGGCCGTTCCACCAGTAATGGGATGGGCAGCCGTAGATCCTTCGTTAAGTTTGGGTACCCTAGCATTGTTCTTGATAATGTTTGCATGGCAGCCACCACATTTTTATGCGTTAGCTATGAAACGTACCAATGAATATAGTGCGGCAAATATTCCAATGCTACCTGTTGTAAAAGGTTTTAAAAGAACTAAGTTATCCATGTTGCTTTGGATACTATTATTATTACCAATACCGTTTTTATTAAGTGAACTCGGTATAGGATTTTTAATATTAGCAACATTATTGAACTTGGGATGGCTAGTATGTGCCATTTTAGGGTTTAAAACAAAAGATGATCTAAAATGGGCAAATAAAATGTTCGTGTATTCACTAAATCACATGACCATAACATTTGTTTCAATGATTATATTTGCAATCTTTGTTTGA
- a CDS encoding YlbF family regulator, with the protein MIMTSEWVLILDEADILSSMILSSEQANNLREAYQHVYSDELLVQQIAAFTKMKEQYEDVQRFGKYHPDYHTIMKQIRKQKRELDLDERIAKLKLAENDYQDLLDEISLIIGKSVSEAVKVPVSNPFFATSSSCGSGCGSGGSCSCSA; encoded by the coding sequence ATGATAATGACTTCTGAATGGGTACTAATTCTTGATGAAGCAGATATTTTAAGCTCAATGATACTTTCCTCTGAACAAGCGAATAATTTGCGTGAAGCATATCAACATGTTTATAGCGATGAACTGCTTGTACAACAAATCGCTGCTTTTACTAAAATGAAAGAGCAATATGAAGATGTTCAACGATTTGGGAAATATCATCCCGATTATCATACAATTATGAAACAAATCCGTAAGCAAAAACGTGAACTCGATTTAGATGAGCGTATAGCAAAATTAAAACTAGCTGAGAACGATTACCAAGATCTATTAGACGAAATCAGTTTAATAATAGGAAAATCAGTTTCTGAAGCTGTAAAAGTACCTGTTAGCAACCCATTTTTCGCAACAAGTTCGTCTTGTGGTAGCGGATGTGGCTCAGGCGGAAGCTGTTCATGTTCAGCTTAA
- a CDS encoding UDP-N-acetylmuramoyl-L-alanyl-D-glutamate--2,6-diaminopimelate ligase, with the protein MQLAELLKDWPCTVKGGSIRIEVLGIEDFAQEVKSGDLFVVRKGTKDDGIKYVEIAIQNGAVGVVVEDEKLLDKLNTSVPIIWVPNCLKFMSYSAAKIHRFPAEAMQVIAITGTNGKTSVSHFVGQLLNTLHKKVMVIGTNGVYINGEEIELSFERLTTLQPKHLHKVFQYGVGQGVQYVVLEASSMGLAKHRLDDCAINVGVFLNLAEDHIEDHGSYEKYKAAKQILATLSDRLVLNGDDSFCRTVGLQAKKTKVYFGLGNRVDYQLQLLAEGTNSSTCCLQSKKGQKVFTLPFVGDHHMQNSIAAITTVSELGFDIEEVCQAAEKLSLPKGRFQSIQNDLNLDIYIDYAHTEAALRAVLQTLKKTTKGDLVVVFSCGGDRDKHKRIKMGAVASKYADMIYLTTDNPRSEDPEVINSQIAAGFLSTQKYEMVLNRGDAIKKAILTAKEGDTILIAGKGHESTQTIGDTQIHFSDFDCVQSVLSSKSYK; encoded by the coding sequence TTGCAATTAGCAGAGCTTTTAAAAGATTGGCCGTGTACAGTGAAAGGTGGATCAATTCGAATAGAAGTTCTTGGTATAGAAGATTTTGCACAAGAAGTAAAAAGTGGAGATTTATTTGTCGTTCGTAAAGGAACGAAAGATGATGGGATAAAGTACGTTGAAATTGCAATACAAAATGGAGCTGTTGGTGTTGTCGTAGAAGATGAAAAATTGCTCGATAAGTTAAACACATCAGTACCAATTATTTGGGTACCAAATTGTTTGAAGTTTATGTCTTATAGTGCAGCAAAAATACATCGATTCCCAGCAGAAGCTATGCAAGTTATTGCCATTACGGGTACTAATGGAAAAACATCTGTTAGCCATTTTGTCGGACAGTTATTAAACACACTACATAAAAAAGTGATGGTTATTGGGACAAATGGCGTATATATTAACGGTGAAGAAATTGAGCTATCCTTTGAACGATTAACTACATTACAACCGAAACATTTACACAAAGTTTTTCAATATGGGGTTGGGCAAGGTGTTCAGTATGTAGTATTAGAGGCTTCATCCATGGGACTTGCTAAACATCGATTAGACGACTGCGCTATTAATGTCGGTGTATTTTTAAATTTAGCAGAAGACCATATTGAAGATCACGGCTCCTACGAAAAGTACAAAGCTGCTAAACAAATTCTAGCAACACTCTCAGACCGTCTAGTGTTAAATGGGGATGACTCATTCTGTAGAACTGTCGGACTACAAGCTAAAAAAACTAAAGTTTATTTTGGGTTAGGTAATCGAGTTGATTACCAATTACAACTTCTTGCGGAAGGTACCAACTCTTCTACTTGCTGTCTCCAAAGTAAAAAGGGGCAAAAAGTATTTACTCTACCATTTGTTGGTGACCATCATATGCAAAATTCAATTGCAGCAATAACAACGGTGAGTGAATTGGGTTTTGATATTGAGGAAGTATGTCAAGCAGCCGAGAAATTAAGTTTACCAAAAGGTAGGTTCCAATCTATTCAAAATGATTTAAATTTAGATATATATATAGATTATGCTCATACAGAGGCAGCATTAAGGGCTGTGTTACAAACATTGAAAAAAACAACTAAAGGTGATCTTGTTGTCGTTTTTAGTTGTGGTGGAGATCGTGATAAACATAAACGGATTAAAATGGGTGCAGTTGCATCAAAATATGCTGATATGATTTATTTAACTACAGATAATCCACGTAGCGAAGACCCAGAAGTCATTAATTCGCAAATTGCAGCTGGCTTTTTATCAACCCAAAAGTATGAAATGGTTTTAAATCGTGGAGATGCCATTAAAAAAGCAATTCTTACTGCTAAAGAAGGCGATACAATTCTAATTGCCGGTAAAGGTCATGAAAGTACGCAAACAATAGGTGACACACAAATTCATTTCTCGGATTTTGATTGTGTTCAATCAGTTTTATCGTCAAAAAGTTATAAATAA
- the coxB gene encoding cytochrome c oxidase subunit II — protein MMKGLKKWRLFSLLAVMTVFLSACGEEYISTLQPAGAVGKQQFDLLIFSIAIMALVTIVVSVIYLYAFVKFRRSKTGEDYMPKQVEGSHLLETIWTVIPIILLLILAVPTLMTTYKFADVSAMEQVNEEGNKTALTVNVTAKLYWWEFEYPDLGIVTAQELVVPTGEKVYFNLKAADVKHSFWIPSVGGKMDTNVENINKFYLEFDKESEGLKDGVFYGKCAELCGPSHALMDFKVKTLAPEAFNAWVAAMQATEGQTADTESTDLGEATFAANCLGCHAVSAVGPGGVAMGPNLTTFGDRSHVAGFLEHNKENLQNWILDPEEYKPGNLMTGKYNADEFSEEELSALADYIMSLSVEQ, from the coding sequence ATGATGAAAGGGCTTAAAAAATGGCGTCTATTCTCGCTATTAGCAGTAATGACAGTTTTTCTTTCAGCTTGTGGTGAAGAGTATATTTCGACGCTACAACCAGCTGGTGCAGTTGGTAAACAACAGTTTGATCTTTTAATATTCTCTATCGCAATTATGGCACTAGTTACGATTGTTGTTTCTGTTATTTACTTATACGCTTTCGTTAAGTTCCGCCGTTCAAAAACAGGCGAAGATTACATGCCAAAACAAGTTGAAGGTAGTCATTTATTAGAAACAATTTGGACAGTAATTCCAATTATACTTTTATTAATTTTAGCTGTACCTACTTTAATGACTACTTATAAATTTGCAGATGTATCTGCAATGGAACAAGTGAATGAAGAAGGTAATAAAACGGCATTAACAGTTAATGTTACTGCTAAACTATATTGGTGGGAGTTTGAGTATCCTGATTTAGGAATTGTAACTGCTCAAGAGCTAGTTGTACCAACTGGTGAAAAAGTTTACTTCAATTTAAAAGCAGCGGATGTTAAGCACTCATTCTGGATTCCATCTGTTGGTGGTAAAATGGACACGAACGTAGAAAACATTAATAAATTTTATCTTGAGTTCGATAAAGAATCAGAGGGACTTAAAGATGGAGTCTTCTACGGTAAATGTGCTGAGCTTTGTGGTCCTTCACACGCATTAATGGATTTCAAAGTGAAAACTTTAGCTCCTGAAGCATTCAATGCTTGGGTTGCAGCAATGCAAGCTACTGAAGGTCAAACTGCAGATACTGAATCTACAGATCTTGGTGAAGCAACTTTCGCTGCTAACTGTTTAGGATGTCACGCAGTTTCTGCTGTAGGTCCTGGTGGGGTTGCTATGGGGCCAAACTTAACTACATTTGGTGACCGTAGTCATGTTGCTGGTTTCTTAGAGCACAATAAAGAAAACTTACAAAATTGGATACTTGATCCAGAAGAATATAAACCAGGTAACTTAATGACTGGTAAATATAACGCAGACGAGTTTTCTGAAGAAGAACTTAGTGCTTTAGCAGACTATATTATGAGCTTATCTGTAGAACAATAA
- a CDS encoding glycerophosphodiester phosphodiesterase, translating to MGKKTRLAIAIAAASAAAWAGSKAVLKPQKRENKEVLQFDHPIVLAHRGGAHLAPEHTMLAFEMAHELGVDGFEIDIRLTKDEEIVVFHDDTIDRTTDGTGFVKDNTLYELQQLNLGFNFVDLEGQTPYKEEKQSIVTLRELLKSFPNMYVNIDIKDPPETYEGSLMPSKLWRLIEELEAQDRVVVTSFYSEQVDRFNLYAQNRVALGAGETDVRKAFTAFTSQFGHLYHPKVDVFQIPPKLGVISLDMQRFISYLQNLNIPVHYWTINDTDTMERLIRRGAKGIVTDRPDLAVPFVRELHEQIKLNGELK from the coding sequence ATGGGGAAAAAGACAAGATTGGCTATTGCAATTGCAGCTGCTAGTGCTGCAGCATGGGCTGGTAGTAAAGCTGTGCTAAAACCACAAAAACGAGAAAATAAAGAAGTATTACAGTTCGATCATCCAATTGTTCTTGCTCACCGCGGTGGAGCTCATTTAGCACCTGAACATACAATGCTTGCTTTTGAAATGGCACATGAACTCGGTGTAGACGGTTTTGAAATTGATATACGATTAACTAAGGATGAGGAAATTGTTGTTTTCCATGATGATACAATAGACCGTACAACTGATGGAACTGGCTTTGTCAAAGACAATACCTTATACGAGTTACAACAATTAAATCTAGGTTTTAATTTTGTAGATTTAGAAGGACAAACTCCTTATAAAGAAGAAAAACAGTCTATTGTGACATTACGCGAACTACTAAAGAGTTTTCCGAATATGTATGTGAATATTGATATAAAAGACCCTCCTGAAACTTATGAAGGAAGTTTAATGCCTTCTAAGTTGTGGCGCTTAATTGAAGAACTGGAAGCTCAAGATCGAGTTGTTGTAACTAGTTTTTATAGTGAGCAAGTGGATCGTTTTAATTTATACGCTCAAAACCGGGTTGCATTAGGTGCTGGTGAAACGGATGTACGTAAAGCCTTCACAGCATTTACAAGCCAGTTCGGACATTTATACCATCCAAAAGTAGATGTCTTTCAAATACCTCCAAAGTTAGGTGTTATTTCACTCGACATGCAAAGATTTATATCTTATCTACAAAACCTAAATATCCCAGTACATTACTGGACTATTAATGATACCGATACGATGGAACGTCTAATACGTCGAGGAGCAAAGGGGATTGTCACTGACCGTCCAGATTTAGCTGTACCTTTTGTACGTGAACTTCATGAACAAATTAAATTAAATGGCGAACTAAAATAG
- a CDS encoding YugN family protein → MYFENKTLENITVEQELLVEVMKKNGLECHGAWDYDRMTFDKRFDIREGRFYLRVFCKAVSGDVGNFSGVLQIQKPALGKYYYPHGVEYGEDEVFPLHLVKQCEEILENVKKEFAQHGLVNTEEQTKKEFAHIEA, encoded by the coding sequence ATGTATTTTGAAAACAAAACTCTTGAAAATATTACAGTTGAACAAGAATTACTTGTTGAAGTTATGAAAAAAAATGGACTAGAATGTCATGGTGCTTGGGATTACGATCGTATGACTTTCGACAAACGTTTTGATATTCGTGAAGGTCGTTTCTACTTACGTGTATTCTGTAAAGCAGTATCTGGGGATGTAGGTAACTTTAGTGGCGTTCTACAAATACAAAAACCAGCACTTGGTAAATACTATTATCCACATGGTGTTGAATATGGTGAAGATGAAGTTTTCCCACTACACCTTGTTAAACAATGTGAAGAAATTTTAGAAAATGTAAAAAAAGAATTTGCTCAACATGGACTAGTAAATACAGAAGAACAAACGAAAAAAGAATTTGCTCATATTGAAGCATAA
- a CDS encoding heme A synthase, whose protein sequence is MQQRKSRILKWIAVATTLGMLLILLGGALVTKTDSGLGCGRHWPGCNGELIPTVITPEVLIEFSHRLVTGSVSILVLALVIGTWKLLGSIREVKFLGVLAIFFLLAQALIGAAQVLWGQGDFILALHFGISLISFAAVLLLAMIVFEVDTKFDADKVFIDKKLKWHTLGVTFYSYIVIYTGALVRHTNSSLVCLDWPFCNNNQPFALPNGMHQWVQMGHRLAVVIIFIWIAYITIHAIKHYKDQRVIYWGWVTSFILVVLQVLAGMLVVLTKLDLIVALLHSLFITLLFGLFCYMILLIARSNYNEKKNK, encoded by the coding sequence ATGCAACAAAGAAAAAGTAGAATATTAAAATGGATTGCAGTTGCGACAACCTTAGGTATGTTACTTATTCTATTAGGTGGTGCTCTTGTAACAAAAACTGATAGTGGTTTAGGTTGTGGTCGACACTGGCCTGGATGTAACGGCGAACTAATCCCAACTGTCATTACGCCTGAAGTATTAATTGAGTTTTCACATCGTTTAGTAACTGGTTCTGTTTCAATTCTGGTACTTGCACTTGTCATCGGGACTTGGAAATTACTTGGGTCTATTCGTGAGGTTAAGTTTTTAGGTGTACTTGCAATTTTCTTCCTGTTAGCACAAGCATTAATTGGTGCAGCTCAAGTATTATGGGGACAAGGAGACTTTATTCTCGCCCTTCATTTCGGTATTTCATTAATTTCGTTTGCAGCTGTTCTCTTATTAGCAATGATTGTCTTTGAAGTGGATACGAAATTTGATGCGGATAAAGTTTTTATTGATAAGAAATTAAAATGGCATACACTTGGTGTTACCTTTTACTCATACATAGTGATTTATACTGGAGCCCTTGTTCGCCATACGAATTCAAGCCTAGTATGTTTAGACTGGCCTTTTTGTAATAATAATCAGCCATTTGCGTTACCAAACGGAATGCATCAATGGGTTCAAATGGGACATCGATTAGCTGTAGTGATTATCTTTATTTGGATTGCTTACATTACAATTCATGCGATCAAACATTATAAAGATCAACGAGTGATTTATTGGGGTTGGGTGACTTCATTTATCCTTGTCGTATTACAAGTTTTAGCTGGGATGCTTGTTGTTTTAACAAAACTTGATTTAATCGTAGCATTACTACATTCATTATTCATTACATTATTATTTGGTTTGTTCTGCTATATGATTCTTCTTATTGCAAGAAGTAATTATAATGAGAAAAAAAATAAATAA
- a CDS encoding cytochrome c oxidase subunit I yields the protein MSSVAIGQKKGFGATIWDYLTTVDHKKLGNMYFLAGLLFFAIAGLEALLIRIQLMVPNNDFVSAGFYNELLTMHGTTMLFLAATPLLFGFMNAVVPLQIGARDVAFPFLNSLGFWLFFLGAVFLHLSFFLGGAPDAGWTSYASLSLYSPGHGIDFYVLGLQISGAGTLISGINFIVTIITMRAPGMTFMRMPLFTWTTLITSALITFAFPPLTVALFFMLVDRMFGANFFDHTMGGNTIIWEHLFWIFGHPEVYILVLPAFGLFSEIIPVFARKRLFGYSSMVFATILIGFLGFMVWAHHMFATGLGPTANAIFAVATMAIAVPTGMKVFNWILTIWGGSIKVTVPMIYALGFIPSFVAGGVTGVMQAVAPLDYQLHDSYFIVAHFHYVIVGGIVLAIFGATHFYWPIMFNRALNEKLGFVVFWFFFIGFHLTFFIQHFLGLMGMPRRVFTYQANQGWDLFNFISSIGAILMAIGVVLLVVTMLLSIKSKPLNTRDYWKDGRSLEWAIKTPVPFYNFKQTPLVRGYDPYWIEKHEGNAEGMTYAEPIGDIHMPNNSILPLIMSIGMFVAAFGALYHPDGVAWSIPVIVIGLAITIGSMITRSFKDDLGFHVHKEEVIATEEALYGKGGKK from the coding sequence GTGAGCTCTGTCGCAATTGGTCAGAAAAAAGGCTTTGGAGCAACAATTTGGGACTATTTAACAACTGTTGACCATAAAAAACTAGGGAATATGTATTTTTTAGCAGGATTATTATTCTTTGCTATCGCTGGTTTGGAAGCATTATTAATACGTATACAGTTAATGGTACCAAATAATGATTTTGTTTCTGCAGGCTTTTATAATGAATTATTAACAATGCATGGTACTACCATGCTATTCTTAGCAGCGACTCCGTTGCTATTTGGATTTATGAATGCAGTTGTTCCTTTACAAATTGGTGCACGTGACGTTGCATTCCCATTCTTAAATTCATTAGGATTTTGGTTATTCTTCTTAGGTGCTGTTTTCTTACACCTTTCATTCTTCTTAGGTGGAGCACCTGATGCTGGATGGACATCTTATGCATCATTATCTTTATACTCACCTGGTCATGGTATTGACTTCTATGTATTAGGTTTACAAATTTCGGGTGCGGGTACGTTAATTTCTGGTATTAACTTCATTGTAACAATCATTACAATGCGTGCACCTGGTATGACATTTATGCGTATGCCATTATTCACTTGGACGACTTTAATTACAAGTGCTTTAATTACATTTGCATTCCCTCCACTAACGGTTGCTTTATTCTTCATGTTAGTTGACCGTATGTTCGGAGCAAACTTCTTCGATCATACAATGGGTGGTAATACAATTATTTGGGAACACTTATTCTGGATTTTTGGACACCCAGAAGTTTATATTTTAGTTTTACCTGCATTCGGTTTATTCTCTGAAATTATTCCGGTATTTGCTCGTAAACGTTTATTCGGATACTCATCAATGGTATTCGCGACTATCTTAATTGGTTTCCTAGGGTTCATGGTTTGGGCTCACCACATGTTTGCTACTGGTCTTGGACCAACTGCTAACGCGATTTTTGCGGTTGCTACGATGGCAATTGCTGTTCCGACAGGTATGAAAGTATTTAACTGGATTTTAACTATTTGGGGCGGTTCAATTAAAGTAACAGTTCCGATGATTTATGCTCTAGGATTCATTCCGTCATTCGTTGCGGGTGGTGTAACAGGTGTAATGCAAGCTGTTGCTCCTCTAGATTACCAATTGCACGATTCTTATTTCATTGTTGCTCACTTCCACTATGTAATTGTTGGTGGTATCGTATTGGCAATCTTTGGCGCAACTCATTTTTATTGGCCAATTATGTTTAACCGTGCATTAAATGAAAAATTAGGTTTTGTGGTTTTCTGGTTCTTCTTTATCGGTTTCCACTTAACGTTCTTTATTCAACATTTCTTAGGTTTAATGGGGATGCCACGTCGTGTATTCACATACCAAGCAAACCAAGGATGGGATTTGTTTAACTTCATCTCATCAATTGGTGCGATTTTAATGGCAATTGGTGTAGTATTATTAGTTGTAACGATGTTATTATCTATTAAGTCTAAACCACTTAATACACGTGACTACTGGAAAGATGGTCGCTCACTTGAATGGGCTATTAAAACTCCAGTACCATTCTATAACTTTAAACAAACTCCACTTGTACGTGGGTACGATCCATACTGGATTGAAAAACATGAAGGTAATGCTGAAGGCATGACATATGCTGAACCTATTGGTGATATCCATATGCCAAATAACTCAATTTTACCTTTAATTATGTCTATCGGTATGTTTGTTGCAGCGTTTGGTGCACTATATCATCCAGATGGAGTAGCATGGTCAATTCCTGTAATCGTTATTGGTCTTGCAATTACAATTGGTTCTATGATTACACGTTCATTTAAAGATGACTTAGGATTCCATGTTCACAAAGAAGAGGTTATTGCAACTGAAGAAGCTTTATATGGAAAAGGGGGTAAAAAATAA